One Osmerus eperlanus unplaced genomic scaffold, fOsmEpe2.1 SCAFFOLD_386, whole genome shotgun sequence genomic window carries:
- the LOC134015609 gene encoding uncharacterized protein LOC134015609 isoform X1 yields MQTEMRWICKYCTYFSENRRRIIEHYRAVHGHFGRNCPLPCIYSDCHLVFRSQQSLKNHLRQHGVSQHGPIGHLNFKINCQLCNFNDPVTIKQYFSHLGKHLKSKETVTCPLNHCSFKSSVYSTFTSHKSRFHNNVTLQDLKSELVIQTNVNEEHLVDQVQSDISDAEFSGGENITEQEVNTDTVQARLASLFLRLQAVLHVSKTAVQQIVTELRDIGVLVGELNKNTLDKALRQHGCTIDENTLNIVKDTLCQANHFSCLSEGGSLGTDKRRLSFFKENFSVINPVEFVLDLSSKRTFVYVSILGVLQVLLNRGDVLDRVLEESQKSQSGHYTSFSDASYCKENPLISGEDLSISLALYIDDFEVCNPLGTSRKKHKLCAIYWIIANLPVRDRSSLSTIYLAALCKSQDVKTFGYSPIVQPLLRDLKLLENQGIYINRLGTSVRGTVLYISSDNLGAHSFAGFQESFNVDKFCRFCLASRKDIQTCSVRSGAFVLRTRESHNLDLSELKENVTLKSVNGVKRDCVLNELQYFHCITGFPPDFLHDLLEGIVPFELCLCLKKLIDKKYFTVDNLNTAIQHFPYKFSDKTNCPQKIPVNFHLVGTIGGNGHENWTLLRLLPLIIGDVVPENDNAWSVILELKDIVEILVSSTFTEESLSYLEAKIFEHRTLLIEVFPDVKLKPKHHFLEHYPCLIRCFGPVVDFWTFRFEAKHSFFKKAVRDLNNFKNIVLSLANRHQLMLSYFFDMPCLFKPAVEVERATYSSLENLSTSVRQAIQHKFSHLTSASLATTAFIHGTKYVKGMYVSFGSTSGLPDFCQILYIVVVDNKAFFILQPFSAWYLDHFRCFEVCSADDLQLVVVEPAELNHYAPLSAYTVQGRHLISPKASLLH; encoded by the coding sequence ATGCAAACGGAAATGCGGTGGATTTGTAAGTATTGTACCTACTTCTCAGAAAATCGTAGAAGAATAATTGAACATTATAGAGCTGTCCATGGACATTTTGGAAGAAACTGTCCATTGCCCTGTATCTACAGTGACTGTCATCTAGTTTTCCGATCACAACAATCTCTGAAAAACCACTTGAGACAACATGGAGTTTCACAGCATGGACCTATTGgacatttaaactttaaaattaaCTGTCAGTTATGCAATTTCAATGATCCAGTGACTATAAAACAGTATTTCTCTCATCTTGGGAAACATCTTAAAAGCAAAGAGACTGTTACCTGCCCCTTAAATCATTGTTCTTTCAAATCAAGTGTTTACTCTACCTTTACTTCACACAAAAGTCGTTTTCATAACAATGTCACACTGCAAGACTTGAAATCTGAGCTTGTTATTCAAAcaaatgtaaatgaggagcaccTGGTTGATCAAGTGCAGTCAGATATCAGTGACGCTGAATTTTCTGGGGGTGAGAATATAACCGAGCAGGAGGTTAACACTGATACAGTTCAGGCAAGACTTGCATCTTTATTTCTGCGATTGCAAGCAGTTTTGCATGTCTCAAAGACAGCGGTTCAGCAAATAGTTACAGAATTGAGGGATATTGGTGTTTTAGTTGGTGAGCTAAACAAAAACACTCTTGATAAAGCATTGAGGCAGCATGGTTGTACCATTGATGAAAACACTTTAAATATAGTTAAAGATACTTTGTGCCAGGCTAATCATTTTAGCTGTCTTTCTGAAGGTGGGTCTTTGGGAACTGACAAAAGAAGGTTatcatttttcaaagaaaacttCAGTGTTATTAACCCAGTTGAATTCGTTTTAGATTTGTCATCAAAACGAACATTTGTTTATGTGTCAATCTTGGGTGTTCTTCAAGTATTGTTAAATAGGGGTGATGTACTTGACAGAGTTTTAGAAGAAAGCCAAAAATCACAATCTGGCCATTATACATCATTTTCTGATGCATCATACTGTAAAGAAAATCCACTTATTTCTGGTGAAGATCTGAGTATTTCTCTGGCCTTGTATATTGATGATTTCGAAGTCTGTAATCCTTTAGGGACATcaagaaaaaaacataaattgTGTGCCATCTATTGGATAATTGCTAATTTACCTGTAAGAGACAGATCATCATTATCTACTATATATCTGGCTGCCCTATGCAAAAGTCAAGATGTTAAAACATTTGGTTACAGTCCAATTGTTCAACCATTACTAAGAGACCTAAAATTGCTTGAAAATCAAGGAATTTACATCAACAGATTGGGAACTAGTGTCAGAGGCACAGTACTATACATTTCATCAGATAATTTGGGGGCACATTCTTTTGCTGGCTTTCAAGAATCATTTAATGTGGACAAGTTTTGCAGATTTTGCCTTGCAAGTCGTAAAGATATTCAAACTTGTTCTGTAAGAAGTGGTGCATTTGTATTGAGAACAAGAGAGTCGCATAACCTAGACCTCTCTGAGCTTAAAGAAAATGTGACTTTGAAAAGTGTGAATGGGGTAAAAAGGGACTGTGTTCTAAATGAGCTACAGTACTTTCATTGCATCACAGGGTTTCCACCTGACTTTTTGCACGACCTGTTGGAAGGCATTGTACCCTttgagctgtgtttgtgtttgaaaaaaTTAATTGATAAGAAATATTTCACTGTAGATAATTTAAATACTGCCATACAGCACTTTCCTTATAAGTTCTCAGACAAAACCAATTGCCCTCAGAAAATTCCAGTAAATTTTCATTTGGTTGGAACAATAGGAGGGAATGGCCATGAGAATTGGACTCTGTTAAGGTTGTTGCCATTAATTATTGGTGATGTTGTTCCTGAAAATGATAACGCTTGGTCTGTGATTCTCGAACTGAAAGACATTGTTGAAATCTTGGTATCGTCCACTTTCACAGAAGAAAGCCTCTCTTACTTGGAAGCAAAGATCTTTGAACATAGGACACTTTTAATAGAAGTGTTTCCTGATGTAAAACTCAAACCCAAACATCATTTCCTTGAACATTATCCCTGTCTAATTCGATGCTTTGGACCTGTGGTTGACTTCTGGACATTTCGCTTTGAAGCTAAACATAGCTTTTTCAAGAAAGCGGTCCGTGATCTAAATAACTTCAAGAACATTGTTTTATCCTTGGCCAACAGACACCAACTTATGTTGTCAtacttttttgacatgccgtGCCTGTTCAAGCCAGCAGTGGAAGTAGAAAGAGCAACATACAGTTCCCTTGAAAATCTGTCAACCTCAGTCAGACAAGCTATTCAGCACAAATTCAGTCATCTGACCAGTGCATCACTTGCAACAACAGCCTTTATACATGGGACAAAATATGTAAAGGGAATGTACGTATCATTTGGAAGCACAAGCGGACTTCCTGATTTCTGTCAAATTCTGTACATTGTGGTAGTGGACAACAAGGCATTCTTTATTCTTCAACCTTTCTCTGCCTGGTACCTGGACCACTTCAGATGTTTTGAAGTTTGCAGCGCTGATGATCTCCAACTGGTTGTGGTCGAACCTGCAGAGCTGAACCACTACGCCCCTCTGTCAGCCTACACCGTGCAAGGAAGACACCTGATTTCTCCGAAGGCATCCCTACTGCACTGA
- the LOC134015609 gene encoding uncharacterized protein LOC134015609 isoform X2 codes for MQTEMRWICKYCTYFSENRRRIIEHYRAVHGHFGRNCPLPCIYSDCHLVFRSQQSLKNHLRQHGVSQHGPIGHLNFKINCQLCNFNDPVTIKQYFSHLGKHLKSKETVTCPLNHCSFKSSVYSTFTSHKSRFHNNVTLQDLKSELVIQTNVNEEHLVDQVQSDISDAEFSGGENITEQEVNTDTVQARLASLFLRLQAVLHVSKTAVQQIVTELRDIGVLVGELNKNTLDKALRQHGCTIDENTLNIVKDTLCQANHFSCLSEGGSLGTDKRRLSFFKENFSVINPVEFVLDLSSKRTFVYVSILGVLQVLLNRGDVLDRVLEESQKSQSGHYTSFSDASYCKENPLISGEDLSISLALYIDDFEVCNPLGTSRKKHKLCAIYWIIANLPVRDRSSLSTIYLAALCKSQDVKTFGYSPIVQPLLRDLKLLENQGIYINRLGTSVRGTVLYISSDNLGAHSFAGFQESFNVDKFCRFCLASRKDIQTCSVRSGAFVLRTRESHNLDLSELKENVTLKSVNGVKRDCVLNELQYFHCITGFPPDFLHDLLEGIVPFELCLCLKKLIDKKYFTVDNLNTAIQHFPYKFSDKTNCPQKIPVNFHLVGTIGGNGHENWTLLRLLPLIIGDVVPENDNAWSVILELKDIVEILVSSTFTEESLSYLEAKIFEHRTLLIEVFPDVKLKPKHHFLEHYPCLIRCFGPVVDFWTFRFEAKHSFFKKAVRDLNNFKNIVLSLANRHQLMLSYFFDMPCLFKPAVEVERATYSSLENLSTSVRQAIQHKFSHLTSASLATTAFIHGTKYVKGICFEVCSADDLQLVVVEPAELNHYAPLSAYTVQGRHLISPKASLLH; via the exons ATGCAAACGGAAATGCGGTGGATTTGTAAGTATTGTACCTACTTCTCAGAAAATCGTAGAAGAATAATTGAACATTATAGAGCTGTCCATGGACATTTTGGAAGAAACTGTCCATTGCCCTGTATCTACAGTGACTGTCATCTAGTTTTCCGATCACAACAATCTCTGAAAAACCACTTGAGACAACATGGAGTTTCACAGCATGGACCTATTGgacatttaaactttaaaattaaCTGTCAGTTATGCAATTTCAATGATCCAGTGACTATAAAACAGTATTTCTCTCATCTTGGGAAACATCTTAAAAGCAAAGAGACTGTTACCTGCCCCTTAAATCATTGTTCTTTCAAATCAAGTGTTTACTCTACCTTTACTTCACACAAAAGTCGTTTTCATAACAATGTCACACTGCAAGACTTGAAATCTGAGCTTGTTATTCAAAcaaatgtaaatgaggagcaccTGGTTGATCAAGTGCAGTCAGATATCAGTGACGCTGAATTTTCTGGGGGTGAGAATATAACCGAGCAGGAGGTTAACACTGATACAGTTCAGGCAAGACTTGCATCTTTATTTCTGCGATTGCAAGCAGTTTTGCATGTCTCAAAGACAGCGGTTCAGCAAATAGTTACAGAATTGAGGGATATTGGTGTTTTAGTTGGTGAGCTAAACAAAAACACTCTTGATAAAGCATTGAGGCAGCATGGTTGTACCATTGATGAAAACACTTTAAATATAGTTAAAGATACTTTGTGCCAGGCTAATCATTTTAGCTGTCTTTCTGAAGGTGGGTCTTTGGGAACTGACAAAAGAAGGTTatcatttttcaaagaaaacttCAGTGTTATTAACCCAGTTGAATTCGTTTTAGATTTGTCATCAAAACGAACATTTGTTTATGTGTCAATCTTGGGTGTTCTTCAAGTATTGTTAAATAGGGGTGATGTACTTGACAGAGTTTTAGAAGAAAGCCAAAAATCACAATCTGGCCATTATACATCATTTTCTGATGCATCATACTGTAAAGAAAATCCACTTATTTCTGGTGAAGATCTGAGTATTTCTCTGGCCTTGTATATTGATGATTTCGAAGTCTGTAATCCTTTAGGGACATcaagaaaaaaacataaattgTGTGCCATCTATTGGATAATTGCTAATTTACCTGTAAGAGACAGATCATCATTATCTACTATATATCTGGCTGCCCTATGCAAAAGTCAAGATGTTAAAACATTTGGTTACAGTCCAATTGTTCAACCATTACTAAGAGACCTAAAATTGCTTGAAAATCAAGGAATTTACATCAACAGATTGGGAACTAGTGTCAGAGGCACAGTACTATACATTTCATCAGATAATTTGGGGGCACATTCTTTTGCTGGCTTTCAAGAATCATTTAATGTGGACAAGTTTTGCAGATTTTGCCTTGCAAGTCGTAAAGATATTCAAACTTGTTCTGTAAGAAGTGGTGCATTTGTATTGAGAACAAGAGAGTCGCATAACCTAGACCTCTCTGAGCTTAAAGAAAATGTGACTTTGAAAAGTGTGAATGGGGTAAAAAGGGACTGTGTTCTAAATGAGCTACAGTACTTTCATTGCATCACAGGGTTTCCACCTGACTTTTTGCACGACCTGTTGGAAGGCATTGTACCCTttgagctgtgtttgtgtttgaaaaaaTTAATTGATAAGAAATATTTCACTGTAGATAATTTAAATACTGCCATACAGCACTTTCCTTATAAGTTCTCAGACAAAACCAATTGCCCTCAGAAAATTCCAGTAAATTTTCATTTGGTTGGAACAATAGGAGGGAATGGCCATGAGAATTGGACTCTGTTAAGGTTGTTGCCATTAATTATTGGTGATGTTGTTCCTGAAAATGATAACGCTTGGTCTGTGATTCTCGAACTGAAAGACATTGTTGAAATCTTGGTATCGTCCACTTTCACAGAAGAAAGCCTCTCTTACTTGGAAGCAAAGATCTTTGAACATAGGACACTTTTAATAGAAGTGTTTCCTGATGTAAAACTCAAACCCAAACATCATTTCCTTGAACATTATCCCTGTCTAATTCGATGCTTTGGACCTGTGGTTGACTTCTGGACATTTCGCTTTGAAGCTAAACATAGCTTTTTCAAGAAAGCGGTCCGTGATCTAAATAACTTCAAGAACATTGTTTTATCCTTGGCCAACAGACACCAACTTATGTTGTCAtacttttttgacatgccgtGCCTGTTCAAGCCAGCAGTGGAAGTAGAAAGAGCAACATACAGTTCCCTTGAAAATCTGTCAACCTCAGTCAGACAAGCTATTCAGCACAAATTCAGTCATCTGACCAGTGCATCACTTGCAACAACAGCCTTTATACATGGGACAAAATATGTAAAGGGAAT ATGTTTTGAAGTTTGCAGCGCTGATGATCTCCAACTGGTTGTGGTCGAACCTGCAGAGCTGAACCACTACGCCCCTCTGTCAGCCTACACCGTGCAAGGAAGACACCTGATTTCTCCGAAGGCATCCCTACTGCACTGA